One genomic segment of Paenibacillus durus includes these proteins:
- a CDS encoding NAD(P)-dependent oxidoreductase, with protein MKTVLFGTSGTIGRAILEEALKRGHEVTAQFQHPEAIEIQHGGLLTLPIDLLRPEEVAQATKGCEAVISAYEPEFGAEGELLEVARSLVEGLKTAGVNRLIIVGGAGSLKTDSGDRLMDTPEFPEEVKPLAAAHADAYEIYAHSGLDYTYASPAAIISPGRRTGQFRIGLDRLVVDENGRSEISVEDYAAAVIDELEEGNFIKARFTVGY; from the coding sequence ATGAAAACGGTGCTGTTCGGCACATCGGGAACGATCGGGCGCGCAATTCTGGAGGAAGCGCTGAAGCGGGGGCATGAAGTGACGGCCCAGTTTCAGCACCCGGAGGCAATAGAGATTCAGCATGGAGGTCTGCTTACGCTGCCCATCGACCTGCTTAGACCGGAAGAGGTGGCCCAGGCAACTAAAGGCTGCGAGGCTGTTATTAGCGCTTACGAGCCTGAGTTCGGCGCGGAGGGCGAGCTGCTGGAAGTTGCCCGTTCGCTCGTGGAAGGACTGAAGACTGCCGGGGTTAACCGGCTGATTATAGTCGGCGGAGCGGGAAGCCTGAAGACGGATTCGGGCGACCGGCTGATGGATACGCCGGAGTTCCCGGAGGAGGTAAAGCCGCTTGCGGCGGCTCATGCCGATGCCTATGAAATCTATGCGCACTCCGGCCTGGATTATACATATGCCAGTCCTGCCGCGATTATCTCGCCGGGGCGGCGTACGGGACAGTTCCGTATCGGATTGGACCGGCTGGTTGTAGACGAGAACGGAAGAAGCGAGATCAGCGTGGAGGATTACGCTGCTGCGGTGATTGATGAACTGGAGGAAGGCAACTTCATCAAGGCGCGGTTCACGGTGGGATATTGA
- a CDS encoding bifunctional ADP-dependent NAD(P)H-hydrate dehydratase/NAD(P)H-hydrate epimerase, translated as MHIVTAEEMRRLDRITIERLGIPAVALMENAGRAIAEEIIALCRRRGVGRAPLPARAARDGGAPHSAGAWAAGAAHEEAAAPGAGAAWNTAAGRALRGGNPSGGALAGAPKLHISGDAALMAEHAEDEHWLVLVGKGNNGGDGLVAARYLREAGIAVSLLYAVPPESLTGEAALQRDAAAAMGLPAAVHGGGSPGFAGYSGVLDALLGTGAAGAPRGAYAELIAAVNGSGKPVVSADIPSGLNADTGETHEPCIQASLTVCLAFLKRGLLQYPGSGAAGRIVVRSIGIPAGLAREEGLSAYWLTPAVLEGVLGVDVSRRRVPDGHKGTYGHVLVAAGSLRMSGAGLIAARASLRAGCGLATWAVPGKLLPLLVGAAPELMLADAGGQADGTWNAEAAEEVLNLAEKKDVLAVGPGIGRFQEDKEWLKRIWEGAECPLVVDADALNILAECDYRSWKSRREPVILTPHPGEMARLAGVSTMEIQRDRIGLALSYARERGVILVLKGAHTVIASPDGRIFVNTTGHPGMATGGAGDCLTGIIAGLLAQGLEGVQAAAFGVYLHGLAGEKAALLRDDPASVIASDIIEAL; from the coding sequence ATGCATATAGTTACGGCGGAGGAAATGCGGCGGCTGGACCGCATCACAATTGAACGGCTGGGCATTCCTGCGGTTGCCCTGATGGAAAATGCCGGGCGCGCCATCGCGGAGGAGATTATTGCTCTGTGCCGGCGGCGCGGAGTGGGCCGCGCGCCGCTGCCAGCCCGGGCGGCGCGGGATGGCGGCGCGCCGCATAGTGCCGGAGCGTGGGCGGCGGGCGCAGCCCACGAAGAAGCGGCCGCGCCGGGAGCAGGCGCGGCATGGAATACCGCCGCGGGGCGTGCGCTGCGCGGCGGCAACCCCAGCGGCGGCGCGCTAGCGGGCGCGCCGAAGCTTCACATCAGCGGGGACGCCGCGCTGATGGCGGAGCATGCCGAAGACGAGCACTGGCTCGTGCTCGTCGGCAAGGGCAACAACGGCGGCGACGGACTGGTTGCCGCCCGGTACTTGCGCGAGGCGGGCATCGCCGTCTCGCTGCTGTACGCGGTCCCGCCGGAGTCGCTGACCGGCGAGGCCGCCCTGCAGCGCGATGCCGCTGCAGCAATGGGTCTGCCTGCCGCCGTACATGGCGGCGGCAGTCCCGGCTTTGCCGGGTACAGCGGCGTCCTGGATGCGCTGCTGGGAACGGGCGCAGCGGGCGCGCCGCGCGGCGCCTACGCGGAGCTGATTGCCGCAGTGAACGGCAGCGGCAAGCCGGTCGTGTCCGCTGACATTCCAAGCGGACTGAACGCGGACACAGGCGAGACGCATGAGCCGTGCATTCAGGCGTCGCTTACGGTCTGTCTCGCCTTTCTCAAGCGCGGCCTGCTCCAGTATCCCGGTTCGGGCGCAGCGGGCCGCATCGTTGTCCGGTCGATCGGCATCCCGGCCGGACTCGCCCGGGAAGAGGGCTTGTCCGCCTACTGGCTTACGCCAGCTGTGCTGGAAGGCGTGCTGGGCGTCGATGTCTCGCGCCGGCGCGTGCCTGACGGGCATAAAGGCACCTACGGCCATGTGCTGGTGGCCGCCGGGTCCTTGCGCATGAGCGGCGCCGGTCTGATCGCAGCCCGCGCCTCGCTGCGGGCGGGCTGCGGGCTTGCGACCTGGGCGGTGCCGGGCAAGCTGCTGCCTCTTCTCGTAGGCGCGGCTCCCGAACTGATGCTGGCGGACGCCGGCGGTCAAGCGGACGGAACCTGGAATGCCGAGGCGGCGGAAGAGGTGCTGAATCTTGCCGAGAAGAAGGATGTGCTGGCCGTCGGCCCGGGAATCGGGCGGTTCCAAGAGGACAAGGAATGGCTCAAAAGAATTTGGGAAGGCGCGGAATGTCCGCTTGTCGTGGATGCCGACGCGCTGAACATTCTGGCGGAGTGTGACTACAGGTCATGGAAGAGCCGCCGGGAGCCTGTAATTCTGACGCCGCATCCCGGCGAAATGGCCCGGCTGGCTGGTGTGAGCACGATGGAAATTCAGCGTGACCGGATCGGACTGGCGCTAAGCTATGCCCGGGAGCGCGGTGTGATCCTTGTGCTTAAAGGAGCGCATACGGTAATTGCCTCGCCGGATGGCCGGATTTTTGTCAACACGACCGGACATCCGGGGATGGCCACCGGCGGCGCAGGCGACTGCCTGACCGGTATCATCGCCGGTCTGCTGGCGCAGGGGCTGGAGGGTGTCCAGGCTGCGGCGTTCGGGGTCTATTTGCATGGACTGGCCGGCGAAAAGGCGGCTCTTCTCCGGGACGATCCGGCGTCGGTTATCGCTTCGGACATTATCGAGGCGCTCTGA
- a CDS encoding DUF4269 domain-containing protein, producing the protein MTAFDYWKDLSYLKNGSAVQREVHALLEDLKLMATLADWDPVLAGTVPLGLQVQGSDLDILCEVHDIGTFRGAVERCYGGTADYRCSSREVNGKPRVVARFTAGKWPVEIFGQPVPVSRQNGYIHMVVEARILDILGEGFRERVRLLKADGIKTEPAFAQLLALEGDPYEALLQLERLDEPALDALCRKSWSKRQCIEMKTEMKIHDNDDKSVGGDGIRGNDDPQGGARGCSGPGRADGAA; encoded by the coding sequence ATGACGGCATTCGATTATTGGAAAGACCTTTCATATTTAAAAAATGGCTCGGCGGTCCAGCGGGAGGTACATGCCCTGCTCGAAGATTTAAAGCTGATGGCTACCCTCGCGGATTGGGACCCCGTTCTGGCCGGGACGGTCCCGCTGGGGCTGCAGGTGCAGGGCAGCGATCTCGATATTTTATGCGAAGTGCATGATATTGGCACATTTCGTGGCGCCGTTGAACGCTGCTACGGCGGGACGGCGGACTATCGCTGCTCCAGCCGGGAGGTTAACGGAAAGCCGCGCGTCGTTGCGCGTTTTACGGCAGGGAAGTGGCCTGTGGAGATCTTTGGACAGCCGGTACCGGTAAGCAGGCAGAACGGCTATATTCATATGGTTGTCGAAGCCCGGATTCTAGACATATTGGGCGAGGGCTTTCGGGAACGGGTGCGGCTGCTGAAAGCGGATGGGATCAAGACGGAGCCTGCCTTCGCGCAGCTTCTGGCACTGGAAGGCGATCCTTATGAAGCGCTGCTTCAGCTTGAACGGCTGGATGAACCGGCGCTTGATGCGCTGTGCCGGAAGTCCTGGTCAAAACGGCAGTGCATAGAAATGAAAACGGAAATGAAAATTCATGACAATGATGATAAAAGTGTAGGAGGTGACGGCATACGTGGGAATGATGATCCGCAAGGCGGTGCAAGAGGATGCTCCGGCCCTGGCCGGGCTGATGGAGCAGCTTGA
- a CDS encoding GNAT family N-acetyltransferase — protein sequence MGMMIRKAVQEDAPALAGLMEQLDGKSHSVRDLELRLDFIRMSPIEELFVCESPASSEEGEGSVLPERETNATARKGAPLLLGCLGFRLRENIEDLTRYGEISLLVTDKAARRQGVGSRLMAFAEQMAAERGCKGTWLVSGTAREEAHRFYRELGYEITGYRFVKRGRGTEN from the coding sequence GTGGGAATGATGATCCGCAAGGCGGTGCAAGAGGATGCTCCGGCCCTGGCCGGGCTGATGGAGCAGCTTGACGGCAAATCACATTCTGTGCGGGATCTCGAGCTTCGGCTGGATTTTATTCGGATGAGTCCGATTGAAGAGCTTTTTGTATGCGAAAGCCCAGCGTCATCGGAGGAGGGCGAGGGATCGGTTTTGCCCGAACGAGAAACGAATGCCACTGCAAGAAAGGGGGCGCCGCTCCTCCTTGGCTGTCTGGGATTTCGGCTGAGGGAAAATATAGAGGACCTGACCCGTTATGGGGAAATTTCACTGCTGGTGACGGACAAGGCTGCCCGGAGGCAGGGCGTCGGCAGCAGGCTGATGGCGTTTGCGGAACAAATGGCGGCGGAACGAGGCTGCAAGGGCACCTGGCTTGTCAGCGGAACCGCCCGGGAAGAGGCACATCGTTTCTACCGGGAGCTGGGCTATGAGATAACAGGCTACCGTTTCGTAAAGCGGGGAAGGGGAACGGAGAACTGA
- a CDS encoding GNAT family N-acetyltransferase, with the protein MIYREMTKEDYDAAYRLWENTAGMGLSAADSREEIVRFLERNGGLSHVCIAPDGGIAGTALCGHDGRRGFLYHVAVGGQYRGKGIGRKLVARCLERLRAEGIAKCHLMVIESNADGQRFWSGIGWELRDSILLYSHST; encoded by the coding sequence ATGATTTACAGAGAGATGACGAAGGAAGATTACGACGCGGCCTATAGGCTGTGGGAGAATACCGCAGGCATGGGACTCAGTGCGGCGGATTCGCGGGAGGAGATTGTCCGATTTCTGGAGAGAAACGGCGGTCTCAGCCATGTATGCATCGCTCCGGACGGCGGGATTGCCGGTACGGCGCTGTGCGGGCATGATGGACGGCGCGGCTTTTTGTACCATGTGGCCGTAGGCGGCCAGTACCGGGGAAAAGGCATCGGGCGCAAGCTGGTCGCCCGATGCCTTGAGCGGCTGCGCGCGGAAGGAATTGCCAAATGCCACCTGATGGTCATTGAGAGCAATGCGGACGGGCAGCGGTTCTGGAGCGGAATCGGCTGGGAGCTCAGGGACAGCATTCTGCTGTACTCGCACAGCACCTGA
- the sdaAB gene encoding L-serine ammonia-lyase, iron-sulfur-dependent subunit beta — MRFKDVFSIIGPAMVGPSSSHTAGAARIGRAARQLLGEMPRKAEVVFFGSFAATYQGHGTDRAIAGGLLGYLTDDLRLPDSIEIAESSGMEISFRQGTGLFPHPNTVRLQLTGSAGGLTLTGISIGGGNIEIIDIDGFSVRLSGMYPTVLIHHMDYLGVLASVTDTMRRGQVKSGICLWTARTAAERR, encoded by the coding sequence ATGCGGTTTAAGGATGTATTTTCTATTATAGGGCCGGCGATGGTCGGGCCATCGAGTTCCCATACGGCGGGCGCGGCCCGCATTGGTCGGGCGGCCAGACAGCTGCTGGGAGAAATGCCGCGAAAGGCTGAGGTTGTCTTCTTCGGGTCGTTTGCGGCTACGTATCAGGGACATGGTACGGACCGGGCGATTGCCGGAGGGCTGCTGGGTTACTTAACCGACGATCTGCGGCTGCCGGACTCCATCGAAATCGCTGAAAGCAGCGGCATGGAAATTTCGTTCAGACAGGGAACCGGATTATTCCCTCATCCCAATACGGTGCGGCTGCAGTTGACCGGAAGCGCCGGGGGGCTGACGCTTACAGGCATATCCATCGGCGGCGGGAATATCGAAATTATCGATATCGACGGATTCAGCGTCAGACTGTCCGGAATGTATCCGACCGTTCTGATTCATCATATGGATTATCTCGGCGTGCTGGCAAGCGTAACCGATACGATGCGCCGGGGACAGGTGAAATCGGGCATATGTCTTTGGACCGCAAGAACCGCAGCGGAGCGGCGCTGA
- a CDS encoding ACT domain-containing protein produces the protein MSLDRKNRSGAALTVLELDEALSPELLRELEELPAVKSVKLIHLDESLKDENGEGRSL, from the coding sequence ATGTCTTTGGACCGCAAGAACCGCAGCGGAGCGGCGCTGACCGTGCTGGAGCTGGATGAAGCTCTGTCTCCGGAGCTGCTGCGGGAGCTTGAAGAACTGCCTGCGGTAAAATCGGTAAAGCTGATCCACCTGGACGAAAGCCTGAAGGATGAGAATGGGGAGGGGCGGAGCTTATGA
- the sdaAA gene encoding L-serine ammonia-lyase, iron-sulfur-dependent, subunit alpha has product MNFQTLSQLTVLAEQRALSIGGLMVEEQSAESGRPMEHEFAKMKEYYGVMKEAVRRGMQEDTTSRSGLTGLDAQRVGAYNAASESCLGGPAGQAMAYALAVSEVNASMGRIIATPTAGSCGIIPGVFLSCQERFGWDDDYMTYGLFAAGAIGYVIANNSFVSGAEGGCQAEVGSAIGMAAGALTELRGGTPAQAVHAVGLALKNTLGLICDPVGGLVEIPCIVRNGFGAVTALAAADMALAGVRSVIPSDEVIKVMLEVGSAMPEIHRETAGGGLAQTPTGRKIMDDLRRK; this is encoded by the coding sequence ATGAATTTTCAGACGTTAAGCCAGCTCACCGTTCTGGCGGAACAACGGGCTCTAAGCATTGGCGGCCTTATGGTGGAAGAGCAAAGCGCCGAATCCGGACGGCCAATGGAACATGAATTTGCCAAAATGAAGGAATATTACGGGGTAATGAAAGAGGCTGTTCGGCGGGGAATGCAGGAGGATACGACCTCGCGCAGCGGACTTACGGGACTCGATGCCCAGCGCGTCGGCGCCTATAACGCCGCGAGTGAATCCTGCCTTGGCGGCCCCGCTGGGCAGGCGATGGCCTATGCACTAGCCGTCTCGGAGGTGAACGCCTCGATGGGGCGCATCATCGCCACGCCGACGGCCGGGTCCTGCGGCATTATTCCCGGCGTGTTCCTAAGCTGCCAGGAGCGATTCGGCTGGGATGACGATTACATGACGTACGGTCTGTTTGCCGCCGGAGCTATTGGCTATGTCATCGCCAATAACTCCTTCGTCTCCGGCGCGGAAGGAGGCTGCCAGGCCGAGGTCGGCTCGGCGATCGGGATGGCGGCGGGAGCGCTGACCGAACTGCGCGGCGGTACTCCGGCTCAGGCGGTGCATGCCGTGGGTCTGGCGCTGAAGAATACGCTCGGGCTGATCTGTGACCCGGTCGGGGGACTGGTTGAAATTCCCTGCATCGTCCGCAACGGATTCGGCGCCGTGACAGCGCTGGCCGCGGCGGATATGGCGCTGGCGGGAGTGCGCAGCGTCATTCCGTCCGATGAGGTCATCAAGGTTATGCTTGAGGTGGGCTCGGCCATGCCGGAGATTCACCGCGAGACGGCCGGCGGAGGGCTCGCCCAGACGCCGACCGGCCGCAAAATCATGGACGATTTGCGGCGCAAGTAG
- a CDS encoding YwbE family protein: MNGQSRSDIRPGLEVDIVLKQDQATGKLTRGTVKDILTNSPRHPHGIKVRLTSGQVGRVKHILGP, translated from the coding sequence ATGAATGGACAAAGCAGATCGGATATCCGCCCGGGGCTTGAAGTGGATATCGTGCTGAAACAGGATCAGGCCACGGGCAAGCTGACCCGGGGTACGGTCAAGGATATTTTGACGAATTCGCCCCGTCATCCGCACGGCATCAAGGTAAGGCTGACGAGCGGCCAGGTGGGCCGGGTCAAGCATATCTTGGGGCCATAG
- a CDS encoding HNH endonuclease — MSILLVDPHTTKQCAYCHQYKPLSEFRRRTGKRSKLESRRGACRECRKRREAEAAGKAVLSEAAPPGSRAMPPESSAAAPAAARSAAAVRAAEVPGRQAAPVPASGFAPVPAGTGRASLRRQAEAPARKAPAPGGALAQAPVPGAAAPSAPGEARPAGERKRKRSRRPDSAERKLYGSSADGSAKPKPRPRAAEQTASLNRQRGPRPAPDDVSALIPSKRGMILMRGHSDKGRRWHQEIDLDLAVTLVREQAAVVVNKRTIRRLYSNKDFRRYILTRDNYTCYFCGLYGDTIDHLLPRAKGGHTTPMNCVCACNLCNQAKADQYADEFMGNNP; from the coding sequence ATGTCCATACTATTAGTTGATCCGCATACAACCAAACAGTGCGCTTATTGTCATCAGTATAAACCGCTCTCGGAATTCCGCAGACGCACCGGCAAGCGCTCCAAGTTGGAGTCACGCCGCGGCGCCTGCCGGGAATGCCGTAAACGCCGCGAAGCCGAAGCGGCCGGTAAAGCCGTGCTTTCCGAGGCAGCGCCGCCAGGTTCCCGGGCGATGCCGCCAGAATCCAGCGCGGCGGCGCCAGCGGCGGCCCGCTCGGCAGCAGCAGTCCGGGCCGCCGAAGTGCCCGGCCGCCAAGCAGCGCCGGTTCCGGCGAGCGGCTTCGCCCCGGTGCCTGCCGGAACCGGCAGGGCCAGCCTGCGCCGCCAGGCGGAAGCGCCTGCGCGGAAGGCGCCCGCGCCGGGCGGTGCGCTCGCGCAGGCGCCTGTACCGGGCGCTGCCGCGCCAAGCGCCCCCGGAGAGGCGCGCCCGGCCGGCGAACGCAAGCGTAAGCGTTCCCGGCGCCCGGACTCTGCCGAGCGGAAGCTGTATGGCTCCAGCGCGGATGGCTCCGCCAAGCCCAAGCCACGCCCGCGCGCGGCGGAGCAGACAGCGTCACTGAATCGCCAGCGCGGGCCGAGGCCCGCTCCGGATGATGTCTCTGCGCTCATTCCCTCCAAGCGGGGAATGATTCTGATGCGGGGACACAGCGACAAAGGACGGCGCTGGCATCAGGAGATTGATCTTGATCTCGCCGTTACGCTGGTCCGGGAACAGGCCGCCGTGGTGGTCAACAAGCGGACGATCCGCCGGCTGTACAGCAACAAGGACTTTCGCCGATATATATTGACCCGGGACAACTATACATGTTATTTCTGCGGTTTGTACGGGGATACGATCGACCACCTGCTGCCCCGCGCCAAAGGCGGACATACCACGCCGATGAACTGCGTCTGCGCCTGCAATCTGTGCAACCAGGCTAAAGCGGACCAGTACGCGGATGAATTTATGGGTAATAATCCGTAA
- a CDS encoding aminoglycoside N(3)-acetyltransferase: protein MREIQGNLITVETLAEDLRRLGLLEGMTVLLHSSFKSLGEWVAGGPAAVILALEQVLGEAGTLIMPTHTTDLTDPSGWCNPPVPKEWWDTIREQMPPYAPDLTLTRGMGIIPEAFRKQQGVRRSEHPLYSFAAWGKHADTVTAGHELSYGLGEGSPLGRLYDLDGMVLLLGVGHLNNTSMHLAEYRASYPGRKEVTAGAPVSEDGVRRWARFADLEWNSDDFGEIGEDFEGEKGLIRHGLVAAAPAQLMSQRAIVDYAVHWMERRR from the coding sequence ATGAGAGAAATACAGGGGAATTTGATTACGGTAGAGACGCTGGCGGAGGACCTTCGGCGGCTTGGCCTGCTGGAAGGCATGACGGTGCTGCTGCACTCCTCCTTCAAATCGCTTGGCGAATGGGTGGCTGGCGGGCCGGCCGCTGTTATTCTGGCGCTTGAACAAGTGCTGGGCGAAGCGGGCACGCTCATCATGCCGACGCATACGACAGATCTGACCGACCCTTCGGGCTGGTGCAATCCCCCGGTTCCGAAAGAGTGGTGGGACACGATACGGGAGCAGATGCCGCCCTACGCCCCGGACTTGACGCTTACGCGCGGGATGGGCATTATCCCGGAAGCTTTTCGCAAGCAGCAGGGAGTAAGGCGCAGTGAGCATCCGCTGTATTCCTTCGCCGCTTGGGGCAAGCATGCCGATACGGTCACTGCCGGACATGAGCTGTCGTACGGTCTTGGCGAGGGATCGCCGCTTGGGCGCCTGTATGATCTGGACGGCATGGTGCTGCTGCTGGGTGTGGGGCATTTGAACAATACCTCTATGCACCTCGCGGAATACCGTGCAAGCTATCCCGGCAGAAAAGAAGTGACCGCCGGCGCTCCGGTCTCCGAGGACGGAGTCAGAAGGTGGGCGCGGTTTGCGGATTTGGAATGGAATTCGGATGATTTTGGTGAAATCGGCGAGGACTTTGAAGGGGAGAAGGGGCTGATCCGGCACGGTCTTGTCGCGGCGGCTCCCGCGCAGCTCATGTCCCAGCGGGCCATCGTCGATTATGCTGTACATTGGATGGAACGCCGGCGCTAA